A stretch of Streptococcus chenjunshii DNA encodes these proteins:
- a CDS encoding PTS sugar transporter subunit IIA: MLSEAIDSRFILMDVEAQDFTDAIRLSVKPLAENGFVTDAYAERIIDIFHESGPYIVITRHIALPHAPESSGALKTALGFTKLKRPVFSGHKANDPVKYLFPLSAAANHSHLELLSGLADLLSHETFVSQLAAVTTKQDFLSLLKKYEGGSSYD; this comes from the coding sequence ATGTTATCGGAAGCTATAGATAGCCGTTTCATTTTAATGGATGTTGAGGCTCAAGATTTTACGGATGCAATCAGATTATCGGTAAAGCCTTTGGCGGAAAATGGTTTTGTAACTGACGCTTATGCTGAACGGATTATTGATATTTTTCATGAAAGCGGACCCTATATTGTTATTACCAGACATATTGCCCTGCCGCATGCACCAGAAAGCAGCGGCGCTCTAAAGACAGCTCTGGGGTTTACAAAACTGAAGCGGCCTGTGTTTTCTGGCCATAAAGCAAACGATCCTGTGAAATATCTTTTTCCTTTGAGTGCTGCAGCTAACCACTCTCACCTTGAATTATTATCGGGATTGGCCGATTTATTAAGCCATGAGACATTTGTAAGCCAATTGGCGGCGGTGACAACAAAACAGGATTTTCTATCATTATTAAAAAAGTATGAAGGAGGCAGCAGTTATGATTAA
- a CDS encoding L-ribulose-5-phosphate 4-epimerase produces MVKSLEAMRQRVYEANIALPAHGLVKFTWGNVSEIDREGGRIVIKPSGVDYEKLTPENMVVTDLDGNVIEGDLNPSSDLPTHVQLYKAFAEIGGIVHTHSTEAVGWAQAGRDIPFYGTTHADYFYGPIPCARSLTPDEVNTAYEKETGTVIIETFKERGLDPVAVPGIVVRNHGPFVWGKDPDQAVYHSVVLEEVARMNRLTEQINPHVQPAPQYILDKHYLRKHGPNAYYGQKGADH; encoded by the coding sequence ATGGTTAAATCACTAGAGGCTATGAGACAGCGCGTTTATGAAGCAAATATTGCTTTGCCGGCTCATGGTTTGGTTAAATTCACTTGGGGCAATGTGTCAGAAATTGACCGTGAAGGCGGCCGTATTGTTATCAAGCCTTCCGGTGTTGATTATGAAAAACTGACACCGGAAAATATGGTTGTGACAGACCTTGACGGTAATGTGATTGAAGGGGATCTCAACCCATCGTCCGACCTGCCGACCCATGTTCAGCTTTATAAGGCTTTTGCAGAGATCGGCGGCATTGTCCATACACATTCAACAGAAGCTGTCGGCTGGGCTCAGGCAGGGCGGGACATTCCTTTCTATGGAACGACCCATGCTGACTATTTTTACGGCCCGATTCCCTGCGCCCGTTCTCTAACTCCTGATGAAGTGAATACCGCTTATGAAAAGGAGACAGGAACGGTTATTATTGAGACCTTTAAGGAGCGCGGACTCGATCCTGTGGCTGTTCCTGGCATTGTTGTCCGCAATCACGGTCCGTTTGTTTGGGGGAAAGATCCTGATCAGGCAGTCTATCACAGTGTTGTTTTAGAAGAAGTAGCCCGCATGAATCGGCTGACGGAACAAATTAATCCGCATGTTCAGCCGGCTCCTCAGTATATTTTGGACAAGCACTATCTGCGCAAGCACGGACCGAATGCTTATTACGGACAAAAGGGTGCTGATCATTAA
- a CDS encoding L-ribulose-5-phosphate 3-epimerase, protein MTRPIGIYEKATPKFFSWRERLHFAKKLGFDFVEMSIDESDDRLARLDWSKEERLDLVKAVYETGVRIPTICFSGHRRYPLGSGKPEVEARSLETMRKCIELAQDLGVRVIQLAGYDVYYEEKTAQTRSRFLKNLRKACDWAEAAQVILAIEIMDDPFINSIEKYLAVEKEIDSPYLFVYPDTGNVSAWHNDIYSEFFLGHRSIAALHLKDTYAVTHESKGQFRDVAFGAGCVNWEEMFAVLKDINYQGPFLLEMWSENCETVEETEKAIKAAQDFLYPLIEKAGLK, encoded by the coding sequence ATGACTCGTCCTATTGGTATTTATGAAAAGGCGACACCTAAATTCTTTTCCTGGCGGGAACGGCTCCATTTTGCTAAAAAGTTAGGATTTGATTTTGTTGAGATGTCGATTGACGAAAGCGATGATCGCTTGGCCAGACTGGACTGGAGTAAGGAAGAGCGTCTTGATTTGGTAAAGGCCGTTTATGAAACCGGTGTTCGGATTCCCACTATCTGTTTTTCGGGACACCGCCGTTACCCTTTAGGCTCCGGCAAACCTGAGGTTGAAGCCAGGTCTTTAGAAACGATGCGGAAATGCATTGAACTGGCTCAGGACTTAGGGGTTCGGGTTATCCAGCTGGCCGGTTATGATGTTTACTATGAAGAAAAAACTGCGCAGACACGGTCGCGCTTTCTCAAAAACTTACGCAAGGCCTGCGACTGGGCCGAGGCGGCTCAGGTCATTCTGGCTATCGAGATTATGGATGATCCTTTTATCAATTCTATTGAAAAATATTTGGCAGTTGAAAAAGAAATTGATTCTCCTTATCTTTTTGTTTATCCGGATACAGGCAATGTCTCAGCTTGGCATAATGATATTTACAGTGAATTTTTCCTTGGCCATCGTTCGATTGCTGCCCTGCATCTAAAGGATACCTATGCTGTTACGCATGAAAGCAAGGGACAGTTCCGTGACGTTGCTTTTGGGGCTGGCTGTGTCAACTGGGAAGAGATGTTTGCTGTTTTAAAAGACATTAACTACCAAGGCCCGTTTTTACTGGAAATGTGGTCTGAAAATTGTGAAACGGTAGAGGAAACGGAAAAGGCCATCAAGGCCGCTCAGGATTTTCTCTATCCTTTGATTGAGAAAGCGGGGTTAAAATAA
- a CDS encoding BglG family transcription antiterminator: protein MIILDKKSYALLSYLLSLNEPETVMAISKKLNQSRRKIYYHLEKINEALPNGVEKIISYPRVGIVLNKEQKAACQELLEQLDEYSYVMSVEERIQLTLTYIAVSKKRVTIDQLMQLNAVSRNTILNDLNDIRHKLMTDEYDIQLQVTKARGYYLKCHPLSKIQFLYRLLYTIYTEGNKNFVDIVRDRIIDLTGFNSYFSDEVTAYLQQQLSSAQERLGKTLNAQDSQFMVQVLPYLLLSYRSIDLTDSEKEAVRRDFSMTWQRKEYQLAREIAAGLSAAFALQLDDVEISLIAMLLLSFRKDRDSHLESRDYDEMRAVLEEFLNQIQQRYGLEFENPDYLLNQLLTHCKAMLYRKTYGVLSVNPLTKHIKEKYSDLFAMTKACVPILEEAWLIRMTDDDIAYLTIHLGGELQRQDKIVQNQKRVVLVCDEGIGVQKLLLSQCRTHLHNCQIEAVLTSEQFHSVNDIMEADMVISTSDALDSRFPLIVVHPIMNDDDIIKLKRFVNNQGSQAESQFSQKLEKCLQAYISNKKDRYALKTQIEKIVGEELASLADLE, encoded by the coding sequence ATGATTATATTAGATAAAAAAAGCTATGCCCTCCTGTCTTATCTGCTGAGTCTTAATGAACCTGAGACTGTTATGGCAATCTCCAAGAAACTCAACCAGTCCAGACGAAAAATTTATTATCATTTAGAAAAAATTAATGAGGCTCTGCCTAATGGGGTGGAAAAGATAATCAGCTATCCGCGGGTTGGCATTGTCCTGAATAAAGAGCAAAAAGCAGCTTGTCAGGAACTTTTGGAACAGCTGGATGAGTACAGCTATGTGATGAGTGTAGAAGAACGTATCCAGCTGACTTTGACTTACATTGCTGTTTCTAAAAAGCGGGTAACCATTGATCAGCTGATGCAGTTAAATGCGGTATCGCGCAACACCATTCTCAATGATCTCAATGACATTCGTCATAAGCTGATGACTGATGAATATGATATTCAGCTGCAAGTTACTAAAGCCAGAGGCTATTATTTAAAATGCCATCCTTTGTCAAAAATTCAGTTTTTATACCGGCTGCTCTACACGATTTACACTGAGGGGAATAAAAACTTTGTTGACATTGTTAGGGATAGAATCATTGATTTAACAGGTTTTAACAGTTATTTTTCTGATGAAGTGACAGCCTACCTCCAGCAGCAGCTTTCTTCCGCTCAGGAAAGGTTAGGGAAAACGCTCAATGCTCAGGACAGCCAGTTTATGGTACAGGTTCTGCCTTATTTGCTGCTGAGCTATCGCAGCATTGATCTGACAGATTCTGAAAAAGAAGCGGTCAGAAGAGATTTTAGTATGACATGGCAAAGGAAAGAATACCAGCTGGCTCGTGAGATTGCTGCCGGCCTGTCGGCTGCCTTTGCACTGCAGCTGGACGATGTTGAAATCAGCTTGATTGCTATGCTTTTGCTCTCTTTTCGCAAAGATCGTGACAGTCATCTTGAAAGCCGTGACTATGATGAAATGCGTGCTGTTTTGGAAGAATTTCTTAACCAAATTCAGCAGCGCTACGGCCTGGAGTTCGAAAACCCTGATTATCTGCTGAACCAGCTGTTAACACATTGCAAGGCTATGCTCTACCGAAAAACTTACGGGGTTTTGTCGGTGAACCCTTTAACCAAACACATCAAAGAAAAATACAGTGATTTATTTGCGATGACTAAAGCTTGTGTTCCTATTTTAGAAGAAGCGTGGCTGATTCGTATGACAGACGACGATATCGCTTATCTTACAATCCATCTGGGCGGAGAACTGCAAAGACAGGACAAGATCGTTCAGAATCAAAAGAGGGTTGTTCTGGTGTGTGATGAGGGTATCGGTGTACAGAAACTGCTTCTCAGTCAGTGCCGAACGCATCTGCACAACTGTCAAATCGAAGCTGTTTTAACCTCTGAACAGTTCCACAGCGTTAATGATATTATGGAAGCAGATATGGTTATTTCAACCAGTGATGCCTTAGACAGCCGTTTTCCTCTGATTGTTGTGCATCCCATTATGAATGACGACGATATTATCAAATTAAAACGCTTTGTCAACAATCAAGGCAGTCAAGCAGAATCACAGTTCAGCCAAAAATTAGAAAAATGTCTGCAAGCTTATATTTCTAATAAAAAAGACCGTTATGCTTTAAAAACCCAAATTGAAAAAATAGTGGGGGAAGAACTGGCTTCACTAGCCGATTTGGAGTAA
- the dapA gene encoding 4-hydroxy-tetrahydrodipicolinate synthase, with protein sequence MTIDGIITAMVTPFAADGSFSDEGIEKLIEKLVAGGVQGLFILGTNGEFYGLSPDEKLAYAKLVVEKTAGRLPVYAGTGAVATREVIDLSRRMADAGVAAVSVITPYFLSLTQEELYDHYRAIAQAVDLPVILYNIPKNSGNNLEAETVGRLAKIPNIIAVKDSSGDLEQLKRYIELTAHEDFSVLVGSDSKILAALKLGAKGAVAATSNLLTKTDVGIYQSFAAGRLAEAQELQNSIEAFRKVLKLATVPAVLKFSLSQIGIPVGQALAPVRSCLTDRQKKAIVQVLAAYQEYEGFMR encoded by the coding sequence TTGACTATCGATGGTATCATAACAGCTATGGTCACGCCATTTGCTGCTGATGGCAGTTTTTCTGATGAAGGAATTGAAAAGTTAATCGAAAAATTAGTGGCAGGCGGTGTACAGGGTTTATTTATTCTTGGAACCAACGGTGAGTTTTACGGCTTAAGTCCGGATGAGAAATTGGCTTATGCTAAGCTTGTTGTCGAAAAAACAGCAGGCCGTCTGCCGGTTTATGCTGGGACGGGAGCTGTTGCAACTAGGGAAGTTATTGATTTAAGCAGGCGCATGGCGGATGCAGGAGTTGCTGCTGTTTCTGTTATTACCCCGTATTTTCTCTCATTGACACAAGAAGAGTTATACGATCATTATAGGGCTATTGCTCAAGCTGTTGATTTGCCGGTTATTTTGTATAATATACCGAAAAACAGCGGTAATAATTTGGAAGCAGAAACAGTAGGCCGTTTGGCTAAAATACCTAACATTATCGCTGTAAAGGACAGCAGCGGCGATCTTGAACAGCTTAAACGTTATATTGAACTGACGGCTCACGAAGATTTCTCAGTACTTGTCGGATCGGATTCGAAGATTTTAGCAGCCTTAAAACTAGGAGCCAAGGGAGCAGTTGCAGCAACATCCAATCTTTTAACCAAAACAGATGTGGGGATTTATCAGTCTTTTGCTGCAGGTCGTCTGGCAGAAGCTCAGGAACTTCAAAACAGTATCGAAGCTTTCCGCAAAGTTCTTAAATTGGCCACAGTGCCGGCTGTTTTGAAATTTTCACTCAGTCAAATTGGCATTCCTGTTGGCCAAGCGCTGGCCCCAGTACGCAGCTGCCTGACTGACCGTCAAAAAAAGGCGATTGTTCAGGTGCTAGCTGCTTATCAGGAATATGAAGGATTTATGAGGTAG
- a CDS encoding PTS sugar transporter subunit IIB, with protein MIKALVACRAGVGSSLMLKIKVEEVIREHKLPLEVEHASLDALPGFNGDIVITLTDVAEELSEKHIPQKIIGINSVVDKEEIKNKLESVLN; from the coding sequence ATGATTAAAGCACTTGTAGCCTGTCGTGCAGGAGTAGGTTCCAGTCTGATGTTAAAAATTAAAGTTGAGGAAGTTATACGGGAGCATAAGCTTCCTTTGGAGGTAGAGCATGCATCGTTAGATGCTTTGCCGGGCTTTAACGGAGACATTGTCATTACATTGACAGATGTAGCTGAAGAGCTGTCCGAAAAGCATATTCCTCAGAAAATTATCGGCATCAATAGTGTTGTAGACAAAGAAGAAATCAAAAATAAGCTGGAAAGTGTTTTAAATTAG
- a CDS encoding SIS domain-containing protein, which produces MTNDIAEKQLNYFTETLAAEVSQFMAQLDKSKIYQAAELILSAKQQGGRVHITGIGKPSHVSQYIAALFSSTGTPSYFLDATEALHGSAGQVMGGDIVIAVSNSGETQELQRTVGALKKLGVTIIAVTGGASSWLSENTDLTLFAGVEQEGDSFNKPPRASVVVEILILQALSIVLQEKNRLDLKQYHLWHPGGALGESLERK; this is translated from the coding sequence ATGACAAACGACATAGCAGAAAAACAATTGAACTATTTTACAGAAACACTGGCAGCTGAAGTCAGTCAGTTTATGGCGCAATTAGATAAGTCCAAAATTTATCAGGCTGCCGAACTTATCCTAAGTGCTAAACAGCAGGGAGGCCGTGTCCATATTACAGGTATCGGCAAACCCAGCCATGTTTCACAGTACATTGCGGCTCTCTTTTCTTCAACCGGAACCCCCAGTTATTTTTTAGATGCGACAGAAGCACTTCATGGCTCTGCCGGACAGGTTATGGGCGGAGATATTGTGATTGCTGTCTCAAACAGCGGAGAAACACAGGAGCTGCAAAGGACGGTTGGAGCTTTGAAAAAACTGGGAGTAACTATCATTGCTGTTACAGGCGGGGCATCTTCCTGGCTGTCGGAGAATACTGATTTAACCTTATTTGCTGGTGTAGAACAGGAAGGAGACTCTTTTAATAAACCTCCCAGAGCCTCAGTTGTTGTCGAAATCTTGATTTTACAAGCCTTATCGATTGTTTTACAGGAAAAAAACAGGCTTGATTTGAAACAGTACCATCTCTGGCATCCGGGAGGAGCCTTGGGCGAATCGTTAGAAAGGAAATAA
- a CDS encoding 3-keto-L-gulonate-6-phosphate decarboxylase UlaD, protein MTKTLPNLQVALDHSDLQGAVKAAVSVGHEVDIIEAGTVCLLQVGSELVEVLRSLFPDKWIVADTKCADAGGTVAKNNAERGADWMTCICCATIPTMEAARKAIEAVRGERGEIQIELYGDWTYEQAQQWLDAGISQAIYHQSRDALLAGETWGEKDLSKVKKLIEMGFRVSVTGGLSVDTLKLFEGVDVFTFIAGRGITEADDPAAAARAFKDEIKRIWG, encoded by the coding sequence ATGACCAAAACTCTTCCAAATTTACAGGTTGCGCTTGACCATTCAGATTTGCAGGGAGCCGTCAAGGCTGCCGTGTCTGTGGGCCATGAAGTGGATATTATTGAAGCCGGCACAGTTTGCCTGCTGCAAGTCGGCAGTGAATTAGTAGAAGTCCTGCGCAGCCTTTTTCCAGATAAGTGGATTGTGGCCGACACAAAATGTGCTGATGCAGGCGGTACAGTTGCTAAAAATAATGCAGAACGCGGTGCTGACTGGATGACCTGTATCTGCTGTGCGACCATTCCAACTATGGAGGCGGCCCGTAAGGCTATTGAGGCCGTTCGCGGCGAACGCGGTGAAATCCAGATTGAATTATACGGGGACTGGACCTATGAACAAGCACAGCAATGGCTGGATGCCGGTATTTCACAGGCTATTTACCACCAGTCGCGGGATGCCCTGCTTGCAGGCGAAACATGGGGAGAAAAAGATCTCAGCAAGGTCAAAAAACTCATTGAAATGGGCTTCCGCGTTTCAGTAACAGGCGGTCTGTCGGTTGATACCCTGAAACTCTTTGAAGGGGTTGATGTCTTTACCTTTATTGCAGGCCGGGGCATTACTGAAGCTGACGATCCGGCAGCGGCAGCACGGGCCTTTAAAGATGAAATCAAACGGATTTGGGGGTGA
- a CDS encoding BglG family transcription antiterminator yields the protein MLDKKSIQIINILISEEEISLNKLMARTGLSKKQILYTLDYINDFLKDHHQQALSLLQQNLILSFKNKEFFIDCFNKEHFFDDYLLTAEERRKYIYFILFRKGTAYLSTSDFLASLKVSKSTVMEDIKKLQKELFPYHIRIANDRTVGYYLSGDDYQIRYLAMSYILEDLSSDWQTFFYDYLFYNEKINDLASIKAIFRHYAVEKYGLSLTDKQLLEITYTLTLFKPYLAKTAPQDTVGYTSLKSSKEFMIAAAVLKKILALSPSPKAVGFLTSWILTFTTVSISEATFDRTVILNLVNKVINRFELLSGIEFYNIKEVKSNLYSHFRAVHYRMLYKIPILNSFSARIRSQYANLFQLVRSSLKAIESYYQFPIPDEEVAYLSMHFIVAIEDYGIKKDGKKVAAVICQKGIGSSSFIFQQLKLLFPDFHFIGPYDSQHFLQETSSVDLIFSTENNVDLYQANKNIFIVNPAMTPQERYHLLKKVYSRFGIGQVRFPKVTDLMAIISKNSDIKNPEQLKGELYDYLLSPAIDTDKEKGSAKPNLSDILRLEFIQSIVKISSYEEGIILAAAPLLRSKIIKESYLKKLLEDYQSGKIMQLTDLFCMPHARDTGGNHLGMSLIVLKKPYVIKAQTKVKYILLLSAPKSSVHLLAMNQLLKLLTRKDFFKTLDQSAPDKIYDYIVANQ from the coding sequence ATGTTAGATAAAAAATCAATCCAAATCATTAATATTCTTATCAGTGAAGAAGAAATCAGCCTAAACAAGCTCATGGCAAGGACAGGTTTATCAAAAAAACAGATTCTTTATACACTGGATTATATTAATGATTTTTTAAAGGACCATCATCAGCAAGCTTTGTCTTTACTGCAGCAGAACCTTATCTTATCTTTTAAGAATAAAGAATTTTTTATTGACTGTTTTAATAAGGAGCATTTTTTTGATGATTATCTCCTGACTGCAGAGGAACGCCGCAAATATATTTACTTTATTCTTTTTCGGAAGGGGACAGCTTATCTGTCAACCAGCGACTTCCTTGCTTCATTAAAAGTCAGTAAATCGACCGTTATGGAAGATATTAAAAAGCTGCAAAAAGAACTGTTCCCTTATCATATCCGTATTGCTAATGACAGAACTGTCGGTTATTACTTATCGGGTGATGACTATCAAATTCGTTATTTGGCAATGTCTTATATTTTAGAGGACTTATCCTCAGATTGGCAGACTTTTTTCTATGATTATTTGTTTTATAATGAAAAAATTAACGATTTAGCATCTATCAAAGCCATTTTTAGGCACTATGCTGTAGAAAAATACGGACTGTCGCTTACGGATAAGCAGCTGCTCGAAATTACCTATACTTTGACCCTGTTCAAGCCTTATCTGGCTAAGACAGCCCCTCAGGATACAGTGGGCTATACTTCTTTAAAATCATCCAAGGAATTCATGATTGCTGCAGCAGTGCTCAAAAAAATTCTGGCCCTTTCTCCCAGTCCAAAGGCTGTTGGTTTTTTGACTTCATGGATTCTGACCTTTACAACTGTATCTATCTCAGAAGCCACTTTTGACCGGACTGTTATACTTAATCTAGTCAATAAGGTCATCAATCGTTTTGAACTTTTATCCGGTATTGAATTTTATAATATTAAAGAAGTCAAAAGCAATCTGTACAGCCATTTTCGGGCGGTTCACTACCGCATGTTATATAAGATTCCGATTCTCAATAGTTTCTCAGCACGGATTCGTTCACAGTATGCCAACTTATTTCAGCTTGTCCGTTCTTCTTTAAAAGCGATTGAATCCTACTATCAATTCCCGATTCCTGATGAAGAAGTAGCTTATTTAAGCATGCATTTCATTGTAGCTATTGAAGATTACGGGATTAAAAAAGATGGAAAAAAAGTTGCGGCTGTTATTTGTCAGAAAGGTATCGGCAGTTCAAGTTTTATTTTTCAGCAGCTCAAGCTGCTTTTTCCGGATTTTCATTTCATCGGCCCTTACGACAGTCAGCATTTTTTGCAGGAAACTTCTTCGGTTGACTTGATTTTTTCAACCGAAAATAACGTTGACTTATATCAAGCCAACAAAAATATTTTTATTGTCAATCCGGCAATGACACCACAGGAACGCTATCACCTGCTCAAGAAAGTCTACAGCAGATTTGGTATCGGCCAGGTTCGCTTCCCTAAGGTAACAGACTTGATGGCTATTATCAGTAAAAACAGCGATATCAAAAATCCTGAGCAGCTCAAAGGTGAATTATATGATTATTTACTGAGCCCGGCAATTGATACAGATAAGGAAAAAGGTTCGGCCAAACCAAACTTATCAGATATTTTGCGCTTGGAATTTATTCAAAGTATTGTTAAAATATCCAGCTATGAAGAAGGCATTATTCTGGCAGCCGCTCCCTTGCTGAGAAGTAAAATCATTAAAGAGTCATATTTAAAAAAACTTTTGGAAGACTATCAGTCCGGAAAGATTATGCAGCTGACAGACCTGTTTTGTATGCCGCATGCCAGAGATACAGGCGGCAACCACTTAGGTATGAGTCTGATTGTTTTGAAAAAACCTTATGTGATAAAAGCACAGACAAAAGTTAAATACATTTTACTGCTTTCAGCACCTAAGAGCAGTGTCCATCTGTTAGCCATGAATCAGTTGCTGAAATTGCTTACCCGAAAGGATTTTTTCAAAACGCTTGACCAGTCAGCCCCTGATAAAATTTACGACTATATTGTAGCCAACCAATAA
- a CDS encoding PTS ascorbate transporter subunit IIC, whose amino-acid sequence MDFIISFLSTPAILLGLVAMVGLLAQKKTGPEVLTGTFKTVIGFVVFSSGGSIMTAALQNFNTLFQKGFHLVGVVASPEAATALAQSEFAFVTSCTLILGFVMNLVVARLTPFKNIFFTTGHSLFFACVLSLVLKAHGISDVAAIISGGLILGFCSAALPQLCQPFMRKITGSDATAIGHFNMIGYAASGYIGKLFKKHEEETTEGFNFPGWLSIFRDFLMGVAVIMLLLFYLSALKAGPAATQALAGDTHWLVFPFVQAFTFTAGMSILMTGVRMFLAEITAAFVSISEKFIPNSRPALDVPTVFPFAPTAVIIGFISSYIAGLIAVFVMVVFKFPVIIIPAAHICFFSGGTAAVFGNATGGWRGALAGSFIQGLLLAFLPVLLYPLYGSLGIEGSTFPNIDYNIIGNLLDFILKLLGR is encoded by the coding sequence ATGGATTTTATTATTAGTTTTTTAAGCACACCGGCTATTTTGCTGGGGTTAGTGGCTATGGTCGGACTTCTGGCCCAGAAAAAAACTGGCCCTGAGGTTCTGACTGGTACCTTTAAAACGGTTATTGGTTTTGTTGTCTTTAGCTCTGGCGGTTCTATTATGACTGCGGCCCTTCAAAATTTTAATACACTTTTTCAGAAAGGGTTCCATTTGGTGGGAGTTGTTGCTTCTCCAGAAGCAGCGACTGCTCTTGCACAGAGCGAATTTGCTTTTGTTACAAGCTGTACGCTTATTTTGGGTTTTGTGATGAATTTAGTTGTCGCCAGACTAACACCCTTTAAAAATATTTTCTTCACAACTGGGCACAGCCTGTTCTTTGCCTGTGTGCTGTCACTTGTATTAAAAGCTCACGGGATCAGTGATGTTGCGGCCATTATCAGCGGCGGTTTGATTCTGGGTTTTTGTTCAGCAGCCTTACCGCAGTTATGTCAGCCTTTTATGAGAAAGATTACCGGCAGCGATGCTACCGCAATCGGACATTTTAATATGATTGGCTATGCCGCTTCAGGCTATATCGGTAAACTTTTTAAAAAGCATGAAGAAGAGACAACAGAAGGCTTTAATTTTCCCGGCTGGTTATCCATCTTCCGTGATTTCTTGATGGGTGTGGCTGTTATTATGCTGCTGCTTTTTTATCTGTCGGCTTTGAAAGCGGGACCGGCAGCAACACAGGCATTAGCCGGTGATACCCATTGGCTGGTCTTCCCATTTGTTCAAGCCTTTACCTTCACTGCCGGTATGTCTATTTTGATGACAGGAGTTAGAATGTTCTTGGCGGAAATTACGGCGGCTTTTGTCTCTATTTCAGAAAAATTTATTCCCAATTCCCGTCCGGCTTTGGATGTTCCGACAGTCTTTCCTTTTGCACCGACAGCTGTTATTATCGGTTTCATTTCTTCGTACATAGCTGGCTTAATCGCTGTCTTTGTCATGGTTGTATTCAAATTTCCGGTTATCATTATTCCGGCAGCGCATATTTGCTTTTTTTCCGGCGGCACAGCTGCAGTATTTGGCAACGCCACCGGCGGCTGGCGGGGAGCTTTGGCGGGATCTTTTATTCAAGGTCTCCTGTTAGCCTTTTTGCCGGTTCTGCTCTATCCGCTTTACGGTTCTTTAGGAATTGAGGGCTCTACATTTCCTAATATTGACTATAACATCATTGGAAACCTGCTGGACTTTATTTTAAAGCTACTGGGCCGTTAA
- a CDS encoding ketohydroxyglutarate aldolase, giving the protein MKKLAVLNKIDSGKIMAIVRTQSLERAKEIAAACLAGGVSCLEISYTHFNASHLIEELHKEYGEELLIGAGTVLDSETAWEAIMRGAQFIIAPTFKEDVAKICNRYQIAYMPGCTTVTEAVAALEASAAMIKAFPTSSFWGPNLVAALKTPLPFIPLLSSGGVTLENVDAWLEAGVDCMGIGSLLTNGNAHTIEEHARLLRQAVKRYIRRS; this is encoded by the coding sequence ATGAAAAAATTAGCTGTATTAAATAAAATTGACAGCGGCAAAATTATGGCTATTGTCCGCACACAAAGCTTAGAGAGGGCTAAAGAGATTGCAGCAGCCTGTTTAGCCGGCGGTGTCAGCTGTCTGGAAATCAGTTACACTCATTTTAATGCCAGTCATTTAATTGAAGAACTGCATAAAGAATATGGAGAAGAACTGCTGATAGGGGCCGGGACGGTTCTGGACAGCGAGACGGCTTGGGAAGCGATCATGAGAGGGGCGCAGTTTATCATTGCTCCTACTTTTAAAGAAGATGTAGCGAAAATCTGCAATCGCTATCAAATCGCTTATATGCCCGGCTGCACGACCGTAACAGAAGCTGTTGCAGCCTTAGAAGCCAGTGCGGCAATGATTAAAGCCTTCCCAACATCATCATTCTGGGGGCCAAATCTGGTTGCCGCCCTAAAAACACCTCTTCCCTTTATTCCGCTTCTCTCTTCTGGCGGGGTTACTCTAGAAAATGTAGACGCTTGGCTAGAGGCCGGAGTGGACTGTATGGGAATCGGGTCTTTGCTGACCAACGGGAACGCTCACACAATTGAGGAACACGCCCGTCTGTTGCGGCAGGCTGTTAAACGATATATTAGACGTTCATAA